The genomic interval AAATTGCAACTATGGCACTTTGGTGATCctcgtgtatatatatatatatgttgacgATGCTCTCATGTTTTGTTCCTCAATACATTAGGCCTTTATTTGTTGGAGTATTTAATCACCAAATGTAATGAAAAGGAAAGGAAAGAAAATGTCATTGATCTCGCCAATAGTGAATAGGCTTGTAAGGcttatttcagctcatacaaaAAGGCTAAAGGCCAGATGTGTCACCGTGTGCCAGCAGTTGGTAAACAAATACATACGGCTTCCTTGAATGTTGATATTGAATTCAAAACACCAGATCATCACAATCTCCCATAGCCTCAATTTATCCAACCAGCACAGCGTGCGCAAAACCCCCAGAGTGCCTGTCTTGGCGGTGCACATTGCAGTAGAACTGGCCGCTTCCATTGTTCCATAATCGTCGAACACTCGGTGTCCTCCGGGAGAACATAACAATCTCTCCGCTTCTGTCAATCAGCAGTTCTGGCAACTAGCTGTTGGGAGAGACGAGCAGATGACCCATGCCGTGTGACGCGGACGAGCCAGGCGCGTGCATGGGTATAAAAACAACACCAAAAGACATCTGTTTCTGTACCACCCAGACTAGATTTGCGCAAACACACAGGTGTCACGAGGACCACATGTAGTGTATAAACCTCAACGGTTGGAATATTACAGGATCCACCCAGGCATCCACACTGCCCTACAGGCTAGTATAGGCTACATTTCACATGCCACTTAAGTGAGACAACATTATGGAGGTAAAAGGTAACCCATCCACTTGCTCACCGACCACCACAACCAACATGCCCGTCGCCCATCAGCAGGCTGAACCTTTTCAGTTCCCCGGGACCAGAGCCCTGAGCCCCGGCTCCTCCACGGTCCTGCTGGCATACAAAAACGTAACCCAGCACCTGAACTCACCGGGGCTCAAAGCCAGCATGGGTTTCCTTAAAATGGTGACGTCTCAGTGGAAGCACCAGGAAAAGAAGGGGAGGGTGGTGCGGTCCCAAAGCACAGCTAGCTGGCTTCCACCTCCCTCCGATGGCCACTCTTGCAAGAGGTCGCCACTGGACCAGCTATCTGCTCTGGTTCTCCAGGGGCAGATTCGGTTAGGCGAGGACAACCAAAGGCTCGCCCAGGACTCTCCGCAGGACCCGCTGAGCTCCACCAAGCCGCAGAACTGCAGGCGCATCGTGGTTCTGGGTGCGCCCCGGGTGGGCAAGACTTCAATCTTGCGACGGTACCTCTGGGACGGCTTCGTGGAGGAGTACCAGCCCACCTCCGAGGATTTCCTCCGGAAAATGTTCCACATCCGCGGGGAGACGTATCAGATCGACGTACTTGACGCCTCCGGAGAGAGGAGCTTCCCGGCGAAACGCAGGCTCTCCATACTAACCGGTGCGTAACGGGAATGTACGCAATAACGGGAGTCCTTATCATGGTCTCTATGTTGGAGCGTGCTGGAGGTGCCTCAACAGTTGTTGTTATCGCAGTGTTAAAGATGTAAATGCTTACAAATGAATAAGTCTCTCTCTCCACGTAGATGTGGTGTGCGTAAAAGTAGACATGCTTGCTTtataaacgatgagagagaataTAAATATGTGTATATGGACGTATAAATTATGATAGAATAGcatatagaatagaataaaacataatataatatagacttTATCCCAGAAGGAACTTCAGTTCAAATTGCTAATGAGAATATGACAATGTAGGCTATAATGAAAATATAGGCTATAATATTTCGGTCTcctcctgtgttttgtataggtGACATATTCCTTCTGGTCTTCACCCTGGACGACCGGAGCTCGTTCGAGGAGGTGTGTGCCCTGCGCACTGAGATCCTCGCGGCCAAAACCAAGCTCCTCAAGCCCACCAGGCCGGGCCAGAGCGCACGGGTCCCCACGGTAGTCTGCGCTAACAAGGTGGACTTGTCCCCAGTGGAGAGAGTACTTTCCCGGGCAGAGGTGCTCCGAGCCCTCGGTGAGGACTGCGCCTACTTCGAGACCTCCGCCAAAGACCGCACTAATCTGGAGGAGGTATTCGAGGCCCTGGCTAAACGGGGCGGGTTGCCAACGGAAACTAGTCCGTCGCAGCACCGCAAAGTTTCGATTCGGTCGTACCAGGCGCTGAAAGAGTGCAGAGCGGCCGGGAGAGGGAGCCAGGCCACCGATTGTAAGGCTCCGTGTGGGGCGCTGTATCCGCTCGCTCGTCGGCCGAGTTTCAGCACTGATCTCCGTCAAGTCCTCGGTCCCGACTCCGCACGGAAGCCGGGCAAGCCGCTGGAGAAGTGTCAGATCCAGTGAAGGAGCCAAAGACAGACTGGACTGGTTTATAAGGGTGTGTGGAGCGAGGAAAAACAATCATGTTTGATTTCCACAAATGCATTCTGCTAAATGTAGATATGACTGTGATATGACAGAATTTGTGCAATTGTGGGTCTCAATCTaatgtgaaatatatatttttgaaatgaATAAAAAAATCTTTTTTGATCATGTATTATAGTGTGCGTCTCCTTTAGGGgcggaagaggagagagtgggagtaaGAGGACATTGAGTCAGGGACTTGACTTTATTGCATAACACATTTCATGAGTCCtacagacagaaatagagagcgagagaaagagagagagagtgaatagtggagaaagagagtgaatgtgtgtgtgtgtgtgcgcttgtgtgtgcaTCAGACAGAAAGGCAGAGCAGTAT from Oncorhynchus kisutch isolate 150728-3 unplaced genomic scaffold, Okis_V2 scaffold1356, whole genome shotgun sequence carries:
- the LOC116366144 gene encoding GTP-binding protein Rhes-like, which gives rise to MEVKGNPSTCSPTTTTNMPVAHQQAEPFQFPGTRALSPGSSTVLLAYKNVTQHLNSPGLKASMGFLKMVTSQWKHQEKKGRVVRSQSTASWLPPPSDGHSCKRSPLDQLSALVLQGQIRLGEDNQRLAQDSPQDPLSSTKPQNCRRIVVLGAPRVGKTSILRRYLWDGFVEEYQPTSEDFLRKMFHIRGETYQIDVLDASGERSFPAKRRLSILTGDIFLLVFTLDDRSSFEEVCALRTEILAAKTKLLKPTRPGQSARVPTVVCANKVDLSPVERVLSRAEVLRALGEDCAYFETSAKDRTNLEEVFEALAKRGGLPTETSPSQHRKVSIRSYQALKECRAAGRGSQATDCKAPCGALYPLARRPSFSTDLRQVLGPDSARKPGKPLEKCQIQ